The genomic region ACAGCGGCGTCACGTCGAGCAGCAGCATGTTGGTGATGCCGCCGGCCAGGATATGGGCCTGCACCGCGGCGCCCAGCGCCACCACCTCGTCCGGGTTGAGCTGGCTGTGGGGTGTCTTGCCGAACAGCTCTTGCACGCGCCGCCGCACCAGGGGTATCCGCGTGGATCCTCCCACGAGCACGACCTCGTCCATCTGGTCCGGCCCCAGGCCGGCGTCGGCCAGGGCCTGCCGGCAGGGGCCGAGGGTCCTCTGCACCAGCGGCTCCAGGAGCCGCTCCAGCTCCGCCCGCGTGAACTCCCGCCGGTAGGTGAAATCCTCGAAGGGCAGGGTCAGCGCGGTCCGCTGCTCGCTGGAGAGACGGATCTTGGCCGCCTCCGCCGCCAGCCTGAGCTCCTGCATGACCTCGTGGTCATGGGCGAGGTCCACCGCGCGGCAGGCCAGCTCCCGGTGATGACGAGCCTGGATGTCCTCGAGGAGCCAGAGCATGAGCACGCGGTCGAAGTCGTCGCCGCCCAGGTGGGTGTTGCCGTTGGTGGCCAGGACCTCGAAGATGCCGTCCTTGACCCGGAGGATCGAGATGTCGAACGTTCCGCCGCCGAGGTCGTAGACGGCGATCACGCCGTTCTTCAACCGGTGCAGCCCGTAGGCCAGCGACGCGGCCGTGGGCTCGTTCACGATGCGCACGACATCGAGCCCGGCGATGCGGCCGGCATCGCGCGTGGCCTGACGCTGGCTGTCGTTGAAGTAGGCGGGCACGGTGATGACCGCCTTGTCGATGGGCTCACCGAAGTACGCCTCGGCCCGCTCCTTCAGCGACTTCAAGATCACCGCCGACACCTCGGGCGGCGTGACCTCGCGGTCGCCCACGGCGAGGCGCACGACGCCGTCGGCCGGCCGCACGGTGAACGGGAAGTAGCGCAGCTCGTCCTTGACGTCCTCGTACCCCCGCCCCATGAACCGCTTGACCGAGTACACGGTCGACGCGGGCCGGCGCACGAGCTGGCGCTTGGCCGCCTCGCCGACCAGGATCCCGTCGGGCGTGAACGCGACCACCGAAGGCAGCAGCAGCCGCCCCTCGGCGTCGGGGATCACGCGGGGCAGGCCGTTCTCGTCGACGTGCGCGACGAGGCTGTTGGTGGTGCCGAGGTCAATGCCGATGATGCGTGACATCGCTGTCCTCAGGCTCTGCGAGCGCCGCGTCAAGATCGTCGATGACGGTCCGGAGATAGGCTCGTCGCGCCAGCACGTCCTTGAGCACGGTCACGAGGCGGGGTCGGTCGGCCGTCGGCGCGGCATCCCACTCGGCGGCCAGCGATCCGGTGAGTCGCTCCTCTTCCTCGCGGCATCGGGCAGCGAGACGCTCGCGCTCCGCAGCGACCCCGTTTCGTCCCGAAGCGTCGAGGCCTCCGGCCTTGGCCTCCTCGAGCATCTCCTGGACCTCGAACATCTCCTGGAGCAGCTCGGGCGGCGCCTTCGGCTTCACGGGGCTCCCCTCGCGCGTCTCGCGTCCCTCCTCCAACCGGACGAGATACTCGATCCGAGCG from Candidatus Methylomirabilota bacterium harbors:
- the dnaK gene encoding molecular chaperone DnaK; this translates as MSRIIGIDLGTTNSLVAHVDENGLPRVIPDAEGRLLLPSVVAFTPDGILVGEAAKRQLVRRPASTVYSVKRFMGRGYEDVKDELRYFPFTVRPADGVVRLAVGDREVTPPEVSAVILKSLKERAEAYFGEPIDKAVITVPAYFNDSQRQATRDAGRIAGLDVVRIVNEPTAASLAYGLHRLKNGVIAVYDLGGGTFDISILRVKDGIFEVLATNGNTHLGGDDFDRVLMLWLLEDIQARHHRELACRAVDLAHDHEVMQELRLAAEAAKIRLSSEQRTALTLPFEDFTYRREFTRAELERLLEPLVQRTLGPCRQALADAGLGPDQMDEVVLVGGSTRIPLVRRRVQELFGKTPHSQLNPDEVVALGAAVQAHILAGGITNMLLLDVTPLSLGIETLGGVVSVLIPRNTTIPTSAREMFTTSVDGQTVVDMHVVQGERELVKDCRSLARFELRGIDPMPAGLPKIEVTFLIDANGILKTTAKELRTGKAASIEVKPTYGLSETDVERMVEESFQYAEADVEARMLIEVRNEADTVMTHVHRSLKQAGDLVSAEERQRITAALEALARARETSERDLIREKTVELNRTTEHLAEVMMDTALRQALGSRRATEIMESP
- the hscB gene encoding Fe-S protein assembly co-chaperone HscB, with translation YDLSRRHHPDFQQAESPEVQARALEQSALVNTAYRTLRDPIARIEYLVRLEEGRETREGSPVKPKAPPELLQEMFEVQEMLEEAKAGGLDASGRNGVAAERERLAARCREEEERLTGSLAAEWDAAPTADRPRLVTVLKDVLARRAYLRTVIDDLDAALAEPEDSDVTHHRH